A region from the Corylus avellana chromosome ca7, CavTom2PMs-1.0 genome encodes:
- the LOC132187226 gene encoding uncharacterized protein LOC132187226 — MLMGHADGLSELGSSKGRLLSDPESELDDDDAADCSEQILYSASFEELASNSVKYDTVIWLSISLLLVLAWGVGIIMLLYLPIKRYVLQKDISSRKLYVTPSEIVYKVSRPSFIPFWGTATIDKHVPLSMVIDIIIEQGCLQSVYGIHTFRVESIAHGKAAPVDELQVQGVSNPGLLRKVIITEVSKIIQDVGRSWRPMALTAEGESTGRMGSLTEGPTALRSPIKNLKMTNSPRHVSTERRGIVTGELLLHKLEEVNKSVKKIELLVEKSCASPDSRS; from the exons ATGTTGATGGGTCATGCGGATGGTCTATCAGAGCTGGGGTCATCGAAGGGTCGACTACTTAGTGATCCTGAATCCGAGTTAGACGATGATGATGCTGCAGATTGTTCTGAGCAGATACTGTACTCAGCCTCCTTTGAAGAACTTGCAAGCAATAGCGTTAAGTATGACACGGTTATATGGCTTTCTATATCTCTATTGCTGGTTCTAGCTTGGGGAGTGGGCATCATAATGCTTCTGTATCTACCCATTAAAAGATATGTGCTTCAGAAAGATATTTCCTCGCGCAAACTGTATGTTACCCCTAGTGAGATAGTCTACAAG GTCTCAAGGCCTTCGTTTATACCCTTTTGGGGCACTGCGACAATTGATAAACATGTGCCACTTTCCATGGTGATTGATATCATTATTGAACAAG GTTGCTTGCAATCAGTGTATGGAATCCATACCTTTAGAGTTGAGAGTATAGCACATGGAAAAGCTGCACCTGTAGATGAACTACAGGTTCAGGGGGTTTCTAACCCTGGACTTCTGAGAAAG GTCATCATAACAGAAGTTTCAAAGATTATACAAGATGTTGGTAGAAGTTGGAGGCCTATGGCTCTAACTGCTGAAGGAGAAAGCACAGGTCGTATGGGATCGTTGACTGAGGGACCAACTGCTTTGAGATCGCCAATCAAAAATCTGAAG ATGACAAATTCACCACGCCATGTTTCAACGGAACGCAGAGGCATAGTAACCGGGGAATTGCTGCTACATAAGCTTGAAGAAGTAAATAAATCAGTAAAG AAAATCGAGTTGCTCGTTGAGAAGTCCTGTGCCTCCCCTGACAGCAGATCGTGA